From Erwinia sp. HDF1-3R, one genomic window encodes:
- the ybgC gene encoding tol-pal system-associated acyl-CoA thioesterase: MSTTLFRWPVRVYYEDTDAGGVVYHASYVAFYERARTEMLRQHHFNQQTLLEQQVAFVVRRLTVDYLAAARLDDLLEVQSEVVRMTRTTMTFAQRIVNAEGQTLNEAEVLIACINPHLMKPIALPKSIVAEFKQ; the protein is encoded by the coding sequence GTGAGTACAACGCTGTTTCGATGGCCGGTGCGTGTTTACTACGAAGACACGGACGCCGGTGGTGTGGTTTACCATGCCAGCTATGTCGCTTTTTATGAACGGGCACGAACTGAAATGCTGCGCCAGCACCATTTCAATCAGCAGACGCTGCTGGAACAGCAGGTTGCGTTTGTCGTGCGTCGCCTGACGGTTGACTATCTTGCCGCTGCGCGCCTTGACGATCTTCTCGAGGTGCAGTCGGAGGTAGTAAGGATGACCAGAACGACGATGACTTTCGCACAACGAATTGTGAATGCAGAGGGGCAGACGCTGAACGAAGCGGAAGTCCTTATCGCCTGTATTAATCCACACCTAATGAAGCCAATTGCGCTTCCCAAGTCTATTGTCGCGGAGTTCAAGCAGTGA
- the tolQ gene encoding Tol-Pal system protein TolQ, whose amino-acid sequence MNILDLFLKASLLVKLIMLILIGFSIASWAIIIQRTRILNAAGRDADAFEDKFWSGIELSRLYQESQARRDELGGSEQIFYAGFKEFARLHRANNHAPESVVEGATRAMRISMNRELEALENNIPFLGTVGSISPYIGLFGTVWGIMHAFIALGAVKQATLQMVAPGIAEALIATAIGLFAAIPAVMAYNRLNQRVNRLEQNYDNFMEEFTAILHRQAFSSDVSK is encoded by the coding sequence ATGAACATTCTTGATTTGTTCCTGAAGGCGAGCCTTCTGGTCAAACTTATCATGTTGATTTTGATTGGGTTTTCTATCGCCTCCTGGGCAATCATTATTCAGCGTACCCGCATTCTGAATGCGGCAGGGCGTGATGCGGACGCATTCGAAGATAAATTCTGGTCGGGAATCGAACTCTCGCGCCTTTATCAGGAGAGCCAGGCGCGTCGCGACGAGCTGGGGGGATCTGAACAAATTTTCTATGCGGGCTTCAAAGAGTTTGCCCGCCTGCATCGCGCCAATAACCATGCGCCTGAATCGGTGGTGGAAGGGGCGACGCGCGCTATGCGCATTTCAATGAACCGCGAGCTGGAAGCGCTGGAAAACAATATTCCTTTCCTTGGCACCGTGGGGTCGATCAGCCCCTATATCGGGCTGTTTGGTACGGTCTGGGGGATTATGCATGCCTTTATCGCCCTGGGCGCGGTTAAACAGGCCACGCTACAGATGGTGGCACCGGGCATCGCAGAAGCGCTGATTGCCACGGCGATCGGTCTGTTTGCGGCAATCCCGGCGGTCATGGCGTATAACCGCCTGAATCAGCGCGTGAACCGGCTGGAACAGAATTACGATAACTTTATGGAAGAGTTCACGGCCATTCTGCATCGTCAGGCGTTCTCCAGCGACGTCAGCAAGTAA
- the tolR gene encoding colicin uptake protein TolR produces the protein MARKRGRSGRRDMKSEINIVPLLDVLLVLLLIFMATAPIITQSVEVDLPDATDSKTVSSDDNPPVIVEVAGVGQYSLVVDHDRMEQLPPEQVIAEAQRRIQANPKTVFLIGGAKTVPYDEIIKALNLLHQAGVKSVGLMTQPI, from the coding sequence ATGGCCAGAAAGCGTGGTCGCAGCGGTCGCCGCGACATGAAGTCCGAAATCAACATCGTGCCTTTACTGGACGTGCTGCTGGTGCTGCTGCTGATCTTTATGGCAACGGCTCCCATCATTACCCAGAGCGTGGAAGTTGACCTGCCGGACGCAACGGATTCAAAAACCGTTTCCAGCGATGATAATCCACCGGTGATCGTGGAAGTGGCGGGAGTAGGGCAGTACAGCCTGGTGGTCGATCACGACCGCATGGAGCAGCTCCCTCCTGAACAGGTCATTGCTGAAGCGCAGCGTCGTATCCAGGCGAATCCGAAGACGGTTTTCCTGATTGGCGGTGCGAAGACCGTGCCCTATGACGAGATCATCAAGGCGCTTAACCTGCTGCATCAGGCAGGCGTTAAGTCTGTTGGCTTAATGACGCAGCCGATTTAA
- the tolA gene encoding cell envelope integrity protein TolA, with translation MSKATEQNDKLKRAIIISVILHIFLIALLIWSSFDEHIEASGGGGGSDIDAVMVDPGAVVEQYNRQQNQQSDSKRAEQQRQKQAKQQAEELQQKQAAEQQQLKQMEKERLQAQQEAKQQAAEQAAEQKQAQEAAKQAQEQQKQAEAAASQAKADAKAQADEQAKAAADAQVKAKADAQAKAQTDAKAKADAQAKAAADAHKKAEAQAKKAATEAKKQAEAEAKEAAAEAAKVKAAQEAKAKAAADAKAKAAEEAKAAQEAKQQAAEEAKAKAEAKAEAKAKAEAQAEAKAKAEAKAEAKAAAAAKAKAAADAKKKAAAEAAKDSSDVDDLLGGLSSGKNAPKQGKSGGAAGQGNQKKSGASGAAIDSYLGQVQGAIQSKFYDSDTFKGRTCDVRIKLAPDGLLISAVQSGGDPALCQAAINAARMARIPKPPSADVYQAVKDATLIFKP, from the coding sequence GTGTCGAAGGCAACCGAGCAAAACGATAAGTTAAAACGAGCGATTATCATTTCAGTTATTCTGCATATCTTTTTGATTGCACTGCTGATCTGGAGCTCTTTTGACGAACATATCGAAGCCAGCGGCGGCGGCGGCGGTAGTGATATTGATGCAGTAATGGTTGATCCTGGCGCGGTGGTTGAACAGTACAATCGTCAGCAGAATCAACAGAGCGACAGCAAGCGTGCCGAGCAGCAGCGTCAGAAGCAGGCAAAACAGCAGGCGGAAGAGCTACAGCAGAAGCAGGCGGCGGAACAGCAGCAGCTAAAGCAGATGGAAAAAGAGCGTTTGCAGGCGCAGCAGGAAGCGAAGCAGCAGGCGGCCGAGCAGGCAGCAGAACAGAAGCAGGCGCAGGAAGCGGCAAAGCAGGCCCAGGAGCAGCAGAAGCAGGCTGAGGCTGCTGCGTCCCAGGCTAAGGCTGATGCGAAGGCGCAGGCGGATGAGCAGGCTAAGGCGGCGGCAGACGCGCAGGTAAAGGCCAAAGCTGACGCGCAGGCTAAAGCTCAGACTGACGCAAAGGCGAAAGCTGACGCGCAGGCTAAAGCGGCGGCTGATGCGCACAAGAAAGCGGAGGCTCAAGCCAAAAAAGCAGCCACCGAGGCTAAAAAGCAGGCGGAAGCCGAGGCCAAAGAGGCTGCGGCTGAAGCCGCTAAGGTGAAGGCTGCGCAGGAGGCGAAAGCCAAAGCCGCCGCCGATGCGAAAGCGAAGGCCGCCGAAGAGGCCAAAGCGGCGCAGGAAGCCAAACAACAGGCTGCGGAAGAGGCGAAAGCGAAAGCAGAGGCTAAGGCGGAAGCGAAAGCGAAAGCTGAGGCTCAGGCAGAAGCGAAAGCCAAAGCAGAGGCAAAAGCGGAAGCGAAAGCCGCCGCTGCTGCCAAAGCAAAAGCCGCGGCCGATGCGAAGAAAAAAGCAGCTGCTGAAGCCGCAAAAGACAGCAGTGATGTTGACGATCTGCTGGGCGGACTCAGTTCTGGCAAGAATGCGCCAAAGCAGGGTAAATCCGGTGGCGCGGCGGGGCAGGGTAACCAGAAAAAATCCGGCGCTTCCGGCGCGGCCATTGACAGCTATCTTGGCCAGGTGCAGGGCGCAATTCAGAGTAAGTTCTATGATTCAGATACGTTCAAGGGCAGAACCTGCGACGTTCGCATCAAACTTGCACCTGATGGTTTGTTAATTTCGGCCGTGCAGTCGGGGGGCGATCCGGCGCTGTGCCAGGCGGCAATCAATGCAGCCAGAATGGCGCGGATACCGAAGCCGCCAAGCGCGGATGTTTATCAGGCGGTGAAAGACGCAACGCTGATATTCAAGCCATAA
- the tolB gene encoding Tol-Pal system beta propeller repeat protein TolB, with amino-acid sequence MKQAFRVALSFLLLFVAVAHAEVRIEITQGVNTARPIGVVPFKWDGPGAAPEDIGGIVAADLRNSGKFNPLDRARLPQQPTTAAEVQPAAWTALGIDAVVVGKVQPGADGSYLVSYQLVDTSGNPGAILAQNQYKVTKQWLRYAAHTASDESFEKLTGIKGAFRTRIAYVVQTNGGQFPYELRVSDYDGYNQFVVHRSPQPLMSPAWSKDGSKLAYVTFESGKSALVIQTLANGAIRQVASFPRHNGAPAFSPDGTKLAFTLSKTGSMNLYVMDLGSGQIRQITDGRYNNTEPTWFPDSQTLAYTSDQAGRPQIYKISVNGGAAQRLTWEGSQNQNADVSTDGKSLVMVSTNGGAQHIARQDLETGAVQQLTDTFLDETPSLSPNGTMVIYSSTQGMGSVLQLVSTDGRFKARLPATDGQVKSPAWSPYL; translated from the coding sequence ATGAAGCAGGCATTTCGTGTAGCACTGAGTTTTTTACTGCTGTTTGTCGCGGTCGCGCATGCAGAAGTTCGTATTGAAATCACCCAGGGGGTGAACACCGCGCGTCCAATTGGCGTCGTGCCTTTCAAATGGGACGGTCCGGGTGCCGCACCTGAAGATATCGGCGGCATCGTGGCGGCAGACTTACGCAACAGCGGGAAATTTAATCCGCTGGATCGCGCCCGTCTGCCACAGCAGCCGACGACGGCGGCGGAAGTCCAGCCTGCGGCGTGGACCGCACTGGGCATTGATGCCGTGGTAGTGGGTAAGGTACAGCCGGGGGCTGATGGCAGCTATCTGGTCTCTTACCAGCTGGTGGATACATCAGGGAATCCCGGTGCTATTCTGGCGCAAAACCAGTATAAGGTAACCAAACAGTGGCTGCGTTACGCCGCGCACACCGCCAGTGACGAATCCTTCGAGAAGCTGACCGGCATTAAGGGTGCATTCCGTACGCGTATCGCCTATGTCGTACAGACTAACGGCGGTCAGTTCCCGTACGAACTGCGCGTCTCCGACTATGACGGCTATAACCAGTTTGTCGTTCATCGTTCACCGCAGCCGCTGATGTCTCCGGCCTGGTCAAAAGATGGCAGCAAACTGGCCTATGTGACCTTTGAAAGCGGTAAATCAGCGCTGGTCATTCAGACGCTGGCAAACGGTGCTATCCGTCAGGTGGCCTCATTCCCACGCCATAACGGCGCACCGGCTTTCTCACCGGATGGTACTAAGCTGGCTTTCACCCTGTCGAAGACCGGCAGCATGAACCTGTACGTGATGGATCTGGGTTCCGGTCAGATCCGCCAGATAACGGACGGTCGCTATAACAATACCGAACCTACCTGGTTCCCGGACAGCCAGACGCTGGCCTATACCTCCGATCAGGCAGGTCGTCCACAAATTTATAAAATCAGTGTTAACGGTGGCGCAGCCCAGCGTCTGACCTGGGAAGGTTCTCAGAATCAGAATGCCGACGTCAGCACTGACGGTAAATCACTGGTGATGGTTAGCACCAACGGTGGTGCGCAGCACATCGCCAGGCAGGATCTGGAAACGGGAGCCGTGCAACAATTAACGGACACGTTCCTGGATGAAACGCCAAGCCTCTCGCCAAACGGCACGATGGTAATCTACAGCTCTACACAGGGTATGGGTTCCGTTCTGCAGCTGGTTTCGACTGATGGGCGTTTCAAAGCGCGTCTTCCGGCAACCGATGGACAGGTAAAATCACCTGCCTGGTCGCCGTATCTGTGA
- the pal gene encoding peptidoglycan-associated lipoprotein Pal, with product MQLNKVLKGLMLALPVIAVAACSSHKNNNNDQTSGMGDGANSGMNSGMNGGGNMSSDEQARLQMQELQKNNIVYFGLDKYDIQSDFAQMLDAHATFLRNNPSYKVTVEGHADERGTPEYNIALGERRATAVKMYLQGKGVSADQISIVSYGKEKPAVLGHDEAAYAKNRRAVLVY from the coding sequence ATGCAACTGAATAAAGTGCTGAAAGGCTTAATGCTGGCACTGCCAGTAATCGCAGTGGCTGCTTGTAGCTCACACAAAAACAACAACAACGACCAGACCAGCGGTATGGGCGATGGTGCAAATAGCGGCATGAACAGCGGCATGAACGGCGGCGGCAACATGTCTTCTGACGAGCAGGCTCGCCTGCAGATGCAGGAACTGCAGAAAAACAACATCGTTTACTTCGGTCTGGACAAGTATGACATCCAGTCTGACTTCGCTCAGATGCTGGACGCGCATGCGACTTTCCTGCGTAACAACCCATCATACAAAGTGACCGTAGAAGGTCATGCGGATGAGCGCGGAACGCCTGAGTACAACATCGCCCTGGGCGAACGTCGTGCGACTGCGGTTAAAATGTACCTGCAGGGCAAAGGCGTTTCTGCCGATCAGATCTCTATCGTCTCCTACGGTAAAGAGAAGCCAGCGGTGCTGGGTCATGACGAAGCGGCTTATGCTAAAAACCGTCGTGCCGTACTGGTCTACTAA
- the cpoB gene encoding cell division protein CpoB, which produces MISNFRLHLLGLSLLVGVAAPWAANAQASISNVGSGSVDDRVTTLERISNAQGQLLQQLQQQLSDTQRDIDSLRGQIQENQYQLNQVTERQKNLYQQIDTLSSSAGSANATAGANTGSDAQAQPTVSGEDAAAASGGTHANGGAAAAGVQSGDANTDYNAAVALVLEKKQNDQAITAFQAFVKKYPDSTYQPNANYWLGQLNYNKGKKDDAAYYFATVVKKYPKSPKSPDALYKVGVIMQEKGDTEKAKAVWQQVVKLYPNSDAAKNAQKRAGAQ; this is translated from the coding sequence ATGATTAGTAACTTCAGACTTCACCTGTTGGGTCTGTCGTTACTGGTTGGCGTAGCGGCTCCCTGGGCCGCTAATGCCCAGGCGTCAATCAGTAACGTTGGCTCAGGCTCGGTCGATGACCGCGTCACTACCCTTGAGCGTATCTCGAATGCTCAGGGACAACTTCTCCAGCAGCTTCAGCAGCAGCTCTCCGACACCCAGCGCGATATCGATTCCCTCCGTGGACAGATTCAGGAAAATCAGTATCAGCTGAATCAGGTCACCGAGCGTCAAAAAAACCTTTATCAGCAGATTGATACGCTAAGCAGCAGCGCTGGCAGCGCTAATGCTACTGCTGGTGCCAATACAGGTTCTGATGCTCAGGCTCAGCCGACCGTATCGGGTGAGGATGCCGCAGCGGCCTCAGGCGGCACGCACGCTAACGGCGGCGCGGCGGCGGCTGGCGTGCAAAGCGGAGATGCCAATACCGATTACAATGCGGCGGTCGCCCTTGTTCTGGAGAAAAAACAGAACGACCAGGCGATTACTGCTTTTCAGGCATTTGTAAAAAAATACCCGGATTCAACCTACCAGCCAAATGCGAACTACTGGCTGGGGCAGTTGAATTACAACAAAGGTAAAAAAGACGACGCGGCCTATTATTTTGCCACCGTGGTCAAGAAATACCCTAAGTCACCGAAAAGTCCTGACGCACTCTACAAGGTTGGCGTGATCATGCAGGAGAAGGGCGACACGGAAAAAGCGAAAGCCGTCTGGCAGCAGGTGGTCAAACTTTATCCGAACAGTGACGCGGCGAAAAATGCGCAAAAACGGGCTGGCGCGCAGTAA
- a CDS encoding AlkA N-terminal domain-containing protein, whose product MIDRTVAWRAMTSRDVRFDGVFYVGVTSTGIYCRPVCPVKPPHQQNCLFFDSAEAAEKAAFRPCLRCRPELAPGNAPIDNGQRIANLLIQHIENGQIDAAEGLEQIAARFALSSRQLRRIMHKELGVSFVELRQTRRLLLAKQLLTETALSVTDIAYASGFASLRRFNEVFSRQYRMPPGRLRKTVRETGSAVQGETSTLLLSYRPPYDWASLLDFLRLRALKGIETVDHESYARTVRLGQYTGWVRLSHQPHKNSLRVEFTHSLIPVLPVLLRRLRHLFDLDAHPDRITTHLEQSPLLRESLQKNPGLRLPGTFDSFETLVRAVLGQQITVKAATTLGGRFAAAFGEPFATPLPTLTHLTPRAADLAQASLDEVARLGIISARARTLIAAAQACDSGALTFDAVAHPEQAIAALTALPGIGPWTAHYIAMRALHWPDAFVKEDVVVRKNLGGVTAREAEALAEAWRPWRGYAVMHIWKNLAP is encoded by the coding sequence ATGATCGATCGTACCGTAGCCTGGCGTGCCATGACCTCACGCGATGTCCGCTTTGACGGCGTGTTTTATGTTGGCGTCACCTCGACAGGGATTTATTGTCGGCCCGTCTGCCCGGTCAAACCGCCCCATCAGCAGAACTGCCTGTTTTTTGACAGCGCCGAAGCTGCAGAAAAAGCCGCCTTTCGCCCCTGCCTGCGCTGTCGGCCTGAGCTGGCACCGGGTAATGCGCCGATCGATAACGGCCAGCGAATCGCTAATCTGCTTATCCAGCATATTGAAAACGGCCAGATCGATGCGGCAGAAGGATTAGAGCAGATTGCCGCCCGCTTTGCGCTCAGCTCCCGGCAGCTACGACGCATCATGCATAAAGAACTCGGCGTTTCTTTCGTTGAGCTGCGGCAAACCCGGCGTCTGCTGCTGGCAAAGCAGCTGCTGACCGAAACAGCACTGTCAGTCACCGATATCGCCTATGCCAGCGGCTTCGCCAGCCTGCGGCGGTTTAACGAGGTGTTCAGCAGGCAGTACCGGATGCCGCCTGGGCGCCTGCGTAAAACCGTTCGCGAAACTGGATCCGCGGTCCAGGGGGAAACCTCAACGCTGCTGCTGAGCTATCGCCCACCCTACGACTGGGCGTCCCTGCTTGACTTCCTGCGCCTTCGCGCACTAAAAGGCATAGAGACCGTGGATCACGAGAGTTATGCCCGTACGGTGCGTCTGGGGCAATATACGGGCTGGGTACGCCTGTCACATCAGCCGCATAAGAACAGTTTGCGCGTGGAGTTTACACACTCCCTGATACCGGTCCTGCCCGTACTGCTCCGGCGGCTGAGACATTTATTCGATCTGGACGCTCATCCCGATCGCATCACCACCCACCTTGAGCAATCCCCGCTGCTGCGGGAAAGCCTGCAAAAAAACCCGGGGCTCAGGCTTCCCGGCACGTTTGATAGCTTTGAAACGCTGGTCAGAGCCGTTCTGGGCCAGCAGATTACGGTTAAGGCCGCTACCACGCTCGGAGGGCGCTTCGCCGCAGCCTTTGGCGAGCCGTTCGCCACCCCGCTGCCGACGCTTACGCATCTGACGCCGCGGGCGGCAGACTTGGCTCAGGCCAGCCTGGATGAGGTTGCCCGCCTGGGTATTATCAGCGCACGCGCACGGACGCTTATCGCCGCCGCGCAGGCCTGTGACAGTGGGGCGCTGACGTTTGATGCCGTAGCGCATCCGGAGCAGGCTATTGCCGCACTGACTGCCCTGCCCGGCATCGGCCCCTGGACCGCACACTATATCGCCATGCGCGCGCTGCACTGGCCGGATGCCTTTGTCAAAGAGGATGTGGTCGTGAGGAAGAATCTGGGCGGCGTTACCGCCAGAGAGGCGGAGGCGCTTGCGGAAGCCTGGCGTCCATGGCGCGGCTATGCCGTTATGCATATCTGGAAAAATCTGGCGCCCTGA
- a CDS encoding methylated-DNA--[protein]-cysteine S-methyltransferase encodes MNYFFKRISSPVGELTAIASDRGLAAVLWENENPKRVRQMSPQEDPTHPVLLETARQLNEYFSGERTRFSLPLDFVGTDFQKKVWQALLDIPFGETRSYAQIARQIGHPAAVRAVGAANGKNPISIIAACHRVIGANGKLTGFAGGLEVKALLLRLEATHYGDSGSLLSPAHTGE; translated from the coding sequence ATGAATTACTTCTTTAAAAGGATATCTTCACCGGTGGGTGAGCTGACGGCGATCGCCAGCGACAGAGGGCTGGCGGCGGTACTGTGGGAAAATGAAAACCCTAAGCGTGTCCGGCAGATGTCGCCGCAGGAGGATCCCACGCATCCGGTACTGCTGGAGACGGCGCGACAGCTTAACGAGTATTTTTCCGGTGAGCGTACCCGTTTTAGCCTGCCTCTCGATTTTGTCGGCACCGATTTTCAGAAAAAGGTGTGGCAGGCGCTACTGGACATCCCCTTTGGTGAAACCCGCAGCTATGCGCAGATTGCCCGTCAAATCGGCCACCCTGCGGCGGTGCGCGCAGTGGGCGCGGCCAATGGAAAAAACCCAATCTCAATCATTGCCGCCTGTCACCGTGTGATCGGTGCCAATGGCAAACTGACGGGTTTTGCTGGCGGGCTTGAGGTCAAGGCGCTGCTGCTACGACTTGAAGCCACCCACTATGGTGATTCAGGCAGCCTGCTGAGCCCTGCCCACACCGGAGAATAA
- the nadA gene encoding quinolinate synthase NadA, with product MSLMFNPETAWSFPAKPARLTADEKAFYREKIKELLKKRDAVMVAHYYTDPEIQALAEETGGCVADSLEMARFGSQHSASTLLVAGVRFMGETAKILSPEKTVLMPTLEAECSLDLGCPDEAFSRFCDLHPDRTVVVYANTSAAVKARADWVVTSSIAVELIDYLDGLGEKILWAPDRHLGQYVARQTGADILCWQGACIVHDEFKTQALHRMKSLYPAAAVLVHPESPQAIVDLADAVGSTSQLIQAAKTLPHPQLIVATDRGIFYKMQQACPEKELLEAPTAGEGATCRSCAHCPWMAMNGLKAIADGLEQAGDTHEIQVAVTLREAALIPLNRMLTFAAGLKK from the coding sequence ATGAGCCTGATGTTCAATCCTGAGACGGCCTGGTCTTTCCCGGCTAAACCCGCACGACTAACTGCCGATGAGAAGGCTTTCTACCGGGAAAAAATCAAAGAATTACTGAAAAAGCGTGATGCGGTGATGGTGGCCCACTATTACACCGACCCGGAAATACAGGCGCTGGCGGAAGAGACCGGCGGCTGCGTGGCCGATTCGCTCGAAATGGCGCGATTTGGCAGCCAGCATAGCGCCTCAACGCTGCTGGTGGCAGGCGTACGATTTATGGGGGAGACGGCTAAAATCCTCAGCCCGGAGAAAACCGTCCTGATGCCCACCCTTGAAGCGGAGTGTTCCCTCGACCTTGGCTGCCCGGACGAAGCATTTAGCCGCTTCTGCGATCTCCATCCCGACCGCACCGTCGTGGTCTATGCCAACACTTCTGCGGCCGTCAAAGCCCGCGCTGACTGGGTGGTGACCTCCAGCATTGCCGTAGAACTGATTGATTATCTGGACGGTCTGGGTGAGAAGATCCTCTGGGCGCCGGATCGTCACCTTGGGCAATATGTTGCCAGGCAAACCGGAGCCGATATCCTTTGCTGGCAGGGAGCCTGTATCGTCCATGATGAGTTTAAAACCCAGGCGCTGCATCGTATGAAGTCGCTCTATCCGGCGGCGGCGGTGCTGGTACACCCTGAATCGCCACAGGCCATTGTCGACCTGGCTGATGCAGTCGGATCCACCAGCCAGCTTATCCAGGCGGCTAAAACGCTGCCGCATCCGCAGCTTATCGTCGCCACCGATCGGGGCATATTCTACAAAATGCAGCAGGCCTGCCCTGAAAAAGAACTGCTTGAAGCGCCGACGGCAGGAGAGGGAGCCACCTGCCGCAGCTGCGCGCACTGTCCCTGGATGGCCATGAACGGGCTGAAAGCGATTGCCGACGGGCTGGAACAGGCGGGCGACACGCATGAAATTCAGGTGGCGGTTACACTGCGTGAAGCGGCGTTGATCCCGCTGAATCGTATGTTAACCTTCGCAGCGGGTTTAAAAAAATAA
- the pnuC gene encoding nicotinamide riboside transporter PnuC, with the protein MDFFSTHNILVHIPLGAGGYDLSWIEAIGTLAGLLCIWLASQEKIINYAFGLVNVTLFAVIFFQIQLYASLLLQLFFLVANIYGWYAWSRQTADHQQALKIRWMGLPKALAWLVVCVVAIALMTRYINPVFAWLTAIAVEGMQAMGLAVTQPTLQPDAFPFWDSCLMVLSIVAMILMTRKYVENWLIWVVINVISVMIFARQGVWAMAVEYVILTLIALNGSWLWIRSARQQGERALSL; encoded by the coding sequence ATGGATTTTTTCAGCACGCATAATATTCTGGTTCACATTCCCCTCGGCGCAGGCGGTTACGATCTCTCGTGGATTGAAGCCATAGGCACGCTGGCAGGGCTGCTCTGCATCTGGCTTGCCAGCCAGGAAAAAATAATTAACTATGCGTTTGGTCTGGTAAACGTCACCCTTTTCGCGGTGATCTTCTTTCAGATCCAACTCTACGCCAGTTTGTTGCTCCAGCTCTTTTTCCTGGTAGCCAATATTTACGGCTGGTATGCCTGGAGCAGGCAGACGGCGGATCATCAGCAGGCGCTAAAAATCCGCTGGATGGGACTGCCGAAGGCGCTGGCCTGGCTGGTGGTCTGCGTTGTCGCTATCGCACTGATGACGCGCTATATCAATCCGGTATTTGCCTGGCTGACCGCCATTGCGGTGGAGGGCATGCAGGCGATGGGGCTGGCGGTGACGCAGCCGACGCTGCAGCCGGACGCGTTCCCGTTCTGGGACTCCTGTCTGATGGTGCTATCCATTGTTGCGATGATCTTAATGACGCGAAAATACGTCGAAAACTGGCTGATCTGGGTGGTCATTAACGTGATAAGCGTAATGATTTTTGCCCGGCAGGGCGTCTGGGCGATGGCGGTAGAATATGTCATTCTGACGCTGATTGCGCTCAATGGTAGCTGGCTGTGGATCCGGAGCGCCCGGCAGCAGGGTGAGCGGGCGCTCTCGTTATAA
- the zitB gene encoding CDF family zinc transporter ZitB, with the protein MAHTHTEDKGNQNRLLAAFIVTAVFMVAEIAGGLLSGSLALLADAGHMLTDTAALLMALLAVHFARRKPSARHTFGMLRLTTLAAFVNAIALLVITVLIVWEAIRRFMHPEPVAGGVMLVIGVAGLFANLFSFWLLHHGSEEKNLNVRAAALHVLGDLLGSVGAVAAALIIMYTGWTPIDPLLSILVSLLVVRSAWALLKESLHELLEGAPSRLDVEKLTKMLKRGIPEVRNVHHIHLWQVGEKPVMTLHVQVIPPHDHDALLHRIHEYLHEHYQIAHATVQMEYQHCEEADCTLSAESAGHAHHHH; encoded by the coding sequence ATGGCTCACACCCACACTGAAGATAAGGGCAACCAAAACCGCCTGCTGGCGGCGTTTATTGTCACTGCGGTATTTATGGTGGCAGAAATTGCGGGTGGCCTGCTTTCAGGCTCACTGGCGCTGCTGGCCGATGCCGGACATATGCTGACCGATACGGCTGCCCTGCTGATGGCGCTTCTGGCGGTGCATTTCGCCCGGCGTAAACCGAGCGCGCGTCACACGTTCGGTATGCTGCGTCTGACCACGCTGGCAGCCTTTGTTAATGCCATCGCCCTGCTGGTGATCACCGTACTGATTGTCTGGGAAGCGATTCGCCGCTTTATGCATCCGGAGCCTGTCGCCGGCGGCGTCATGCTGGTCATTGGCGTGGCCGGGCTCTTTGCCAACCTGTTCTCTTTCTGGCTGCTGCATCACGGCAGCGAAGAAAAAAACCTCAACGTACGGGCGGCTGCGCTGCACGTACTGGGCGACCTGCTCGGCTCGGTCGGCGCCGTCGCGGCCGCGCTGATTATTATGTATACCGGCTGGACGCCAATCGATCCGCTGTTATCCATTCTGGTCTCCCTGCTGGTGGTGCGCAGCGCCTGGGCACTGCTGAAAGAGAGTCTTCATGAACTGCTGGAAGGTGCGCCATCACGGCTGGATGTGGAAAAGCTCACGAAGATGCTAAAGCGCGGCATCCCGGAAGTGCGCAATGTGCATCATATCCACCTGTGGCAGGTGGGTGAGAAACCGGTCATGACGCTGCACGTGCAGGTTATTCCCCCGCACGACCACGATGCATTGCTGCACCGCATTCATGAGTATCTGCACGAACACTATCAGATAGCCCATGCCACGGTGCAGATGGAGTATCAGCACTGTGAGGAAGCGGACTGTACGCTAAGCGCAGAGTCAGCCGGACACGCGCACCATCACCACTGA